TGCAGGCATATTTCACAACTGCGCTCGTTCGACCAGATCGGTGTCAGCCGGCATGGCAGTTTTTCGCGCTGTATCAACCGATGAAACCGCGGCGCATGAATCAGGTTTCTGTCTCAGCTTGACTATGAGTTCATTTGCAACGAATGCGCCGGCTATCGTTTCCACATCGCGACGTCGCAACAAGGCCGACTCATTGAGGGGTTTCTTGTCAGGGCGGGTCGCAATTTTCTTCAATATCTTCGGTGGACTTCCTGTTGCGAGCGCATCACGCGTTGGGGGTGTCGGTTGAACGATAGGAGCCGGATGAATCGAGACATTCACGTCCGGATCTGTTAGAGCGTGCGGGTGAGATTCCTATGCGCTACTCGACACACTCAGCCTAAGATCGCTTCTGGACGTCGAACCGATCTGACCCGTGCTGGATTGCAGTTCGCTACCGTCACTGCTGTCACGGCTCCCAAATGCCATCAGGATTCTGATGCCCACCGCGCCTGCTTGCTTGCAATGAGCATTCCGCTTGCCGCGACGCGCGCTTGCGGACACTGTTGTTGAACAAGATCGCGATCAGATGCAACAGCAACACGCCGGCGAGGATAGGGAGAAGGAGAAAGCGTGGGGACATCCCACCGGCCAGCATGATCACGAGCGGATCAGCTCCCGCGGGGGGATGCACGGTCCGGGTCAGTTGCATGGCGGCAATGGCGGCGCCGACGGCCACTGCGGCTTGCCAGATACCCGCGCCCGCGCCCCAAAAAACGGCCAGCCCGATCGCCGAGGCGATCAGATGTCCCAGCATGAGGTTTCTCGGCCGGGCAAAGGCGCTATCGGGTGCCGCAAACAACAGCACGCTTGATGCACCGAATGGCGCGATCAATAGCGGCAAGCCTGTCAGTTTGCCGATCGCGCCGAGCACACCGATGGCAAGCGTGCCGCCCAGAAACCCTAGCACGGCCGCCATGACGTGGCTGCGAAACGTGGCGCGAGAGCCAACCAGCGTCGACGGAGAAGGACTTTGCATGAATAATCCGGCTTGAGCCGCGTGCCGTCAGCGCGGCTCACCGACGCGCGACAGTACGCGGCGAAAGGGTCAGGCGGCTTTGAAGCGGCCCGCTTCTTCGGAACCCTTCGTGGCGTTGCCCGCAGAGTATGAATGGGCGCCCACACCGGCGAGTTACCCGCCGTCGACAATCAGGTATTCGTCGCGAATCGGTCGGTTGCCGAACCAGCACTCGAGAATTTCGCGCGTGCCCGCAGCGTAGCGCGCTTGCGCGGACAAGGTCGTACCTGACGTGTGCGGCGTCATGCCCTGATGCGGCATCGTTCGCCATGGGTGATCGCGCGGCGCGGGCTGAGGGAACCACACATCGCCCGCGTAGCCGGCCAGTTGTCCACTTTCGAGCGCGCGCACGATCGCGTCGCGGTCACAGATCTTGCCGCGTGCCGTGTTGATGATGTACGCTCCGCGCTTCATCTTCGCGATCATCCTTTCATCGAA
Above is a genomic segment from Paraburkholderia aromaticivorans containing:
- a CDS encoding HPP family protein, yielding MQSPSPSTLVGSRATFRSHVMAAVLGFLGGTLAIGVLGAIGKLTGLPLLIAPFGASSVLLFAAPDSAFARPRNLMLGHLIASAIGLAVFWGAGAGIWQAAVAVGAAIAAMQLTRTVHPPAGADPLVIMLAGGMSPRFLLLPILAGVLLLHLIAILFNNSVRKRASRQAECSLQASRRGGHQNPDGIWEP